In Pseudomonas sp. MM213, a genomic segment contains:
- a CDS encoding Nif3-like dinuclear metal center hexameric protein, whose amino-acid sequence MYKLSFFVPASHVEVVKSAVFAAGGGRIGAYEHCAWQVLGLGQFRPMEGSQPFIGEAGQVEQVEEWKVELVVADELIRSVVAALKQSHPYETPAYEVWRLEDF is encoded by the coding sequence GTGTACAAGCTCAGCTTCTTTGTTCCAGCCAGCCATGTCGAAGTGGTCAAAAGCGCTGTGTTCGCTGCCGGTGGCGGGCGGATCGGTGCTTACGAGCACTGCGCATGGCAGGTGTTGGGCCTGGGTCAGTTTCGTCCAATGGAGGGCAGTCAGCCGTTCATTGGCGAAGCAGGGCAGGTCGAACAGGTTGAGGAATGGAAAGTTGAGCTGGTGGTGGCGGATGAGTTGATCCGTTCGGTGGTGGCGGCTTTGAAACAGAGCCATCCCTACGAGACACCGGCTTATGAAGTGTGGCGGCTGGAGGATTTCTGA
- the mltF gene encoding membrane-bound lytic murein transglycosylase MltF gives MFSPTALRPRYAKWLIATGLFLMLSGCVDKPNTLERVKEDGVLRVVTRNSPATYFQDRNGETGFEYELVKRFADDLGVELKIETADNLDDLYSQVGKPNGPVIAAAGLVSSEARKQQVRFSHSYLEVTPQIIYRNGQSRPTDAKDLVGKKIMVLKGSTHAGQLAELKQKFPGIEYEESDAVEVVDLLRMVDEGQIDLTLVDSNEVAMNQVYFTNIRVAFDLGDASDQSWAVAAGDDNSLLNEINAYLDKVKKNGTLQRLKDRYYGHVDVLGYMGATTFAQHLQQRLPKYEQHFKTYAKKEKVDWRLLAAVGYQESLWQAAVTSKTGVRGLMMLTQNTAQAMGVSNRLDPKQSIMGGAKYLAYMKEQLDESIQEPDRTWFALAAYNVGSGHLDDARKLAAKEGLNPDKWLDVKKILPRLSEKKWYSKTRYGYARGGEPVHFVANIRRYYDILTWVTQPQLEGNQVAEGNLHVPGVDKTKPSQETPQL, from the coding sequence ATGTTTTCCCCAACGGCTTTGCGTCCGCGGTACGCCAAATGGCTGATCGCAACCGGACTCTTCCTGATGCTCAGTGGCTGTGTTGATAAACCCAACACGCTGGAGCGCGTAAAGGAGGATGGCGTGCTGCGGGTGGTTACCCGAAACAGCCCCGCTACCTACTTTCAGGATCGCAACGGTGAAACCGGCTTCGAATACGAGCTGGTGAAGCGCTTCGCCGACGATCTGGGGGTCGAACTCAAAATCGAAACCGCCGACAACCTTGACGACCTGTACAGCCAGGTGGGCAAGCCCAACGGTCCGGTGATCGCTGCGGCCGGCCTGGTCAGCAGCGAAGCGCGCAAACAGCAAGTGCGGTTTTCCCACTCTTATCTGGAAGTCACCCCGCAGATCATCTATCGCAACGGCCAGTCGCGGCCGACCGATGCAAAGGATCTGGTCGGCAAGAAGATCATGGTGCTCAAGGGCAGCACCCACGCCGGGCAACTGGCGGAGTTGAAACAGAAGTTTCCCGGCATTGAATACGAAGAGTCCGACGCGGTTGAAGTCGTCGACCTGCTGCGCATGGTCGATGAAGGCCAGATTGACCTGACCCTGGTCGACTCCAACGAAGTGGCGATGAACCAGGTCTACTTCACCAATATCCGGGTCGCCTTCGACCTCGGTGACGCCAGCGACCAGAGCTGGGCCGTCGCCGCCGGCGACGACAACAGCCTGCTCAACGAGATCAACGCCTACCTCGACAAGGTAAAGAAGAACGGCACGCTGCAACGCCTGAAGGACCGTTATTACGGGCACGTCGACGTCCTCGGTTACATGGGCGCCACCACCTTCGCCCAGCATTTGCAGCAACGACTGCCCAAGTACGAGCAACACTTCAAGACCTACGCCAAGAAAGAAAAGGTCGACTGGCGCCTGCTGGCGGCGGTCGGTTATCAGGAATCCCTGTGGCAAGCGGCCGTCACGTCGAAGACCGGCGTGCGTGGCCTGATGATGCTGACCCAGAACACCGCGCAGGCGATGGGCGTGTCCAATCGCCTCGATCCGAAGCAGAGCATCATGGGCGGCGCCAAGTACCTGGCCTACATGAAGGAACAGCTGGATGAGTCGATCCAGGAACCGGACCGTACCTGGTTTGCGCTGGCGGCCTACAACGTCGGCAGCGGTCACCTGGATGACGCGCGCAAACTGGCGGCCAAGGAAGGGCTGAACCCGGACAAATGGCTGGACGTGAAGAAAATCCTGCCGCGCCTGTCCGAGAAAAAGTGGTACAGCAAAACCCGTTACGGCTACGCCCGTGGCGGCGAGCCGGTGCATTTCGTGGCGAACATCCGTCGCTACTACGACATCCTGACCTGGGTGACGCAGCCTCAGCTGGAAGGCAATCAGGTGGCCGAAGGCAATCTGCATGTGCCGGGGGTCGACAAGACCAAGCCGAGCCAGGAAACCCCGCAGCTTTAG
- the lepB gene encoding signal peptidase I: MSLNFPLLLVIAVFVCGLLALLDLVFLAPRRRAAIASYQGSVSQPDVVVVEKLNKEPLLVEYGKSFFPVLFIVLVLRSFLVEPFQIPSGSMKPTLDVGDFILVSKFSYGIRLPVIDKKVIDVGDPQRGDVMVFRYPSDPNVNYIKRVVGLPGDQVRYTADKRLFVNGESIAEQLVGSEPGTLGSAELYKEKLGAAEHLIRKEMSRYRASPDHTWTVPAGHYFMMGDNRDNSNDSRYWDDPTIPKDLLGMVPDKNIVGKAFAVWMSWPEPKLSHLPNFSRVGLIK; this comes from the coding sequence ATGTCACTAAATTTCCCGCTGTTGCTGGTCATCGCCGTGTTCGTCTGCGGCCTGTTGGCGTTGCTTGATCTGGTTTTCCTGGCGCCGCGTCGGCGTGCCGCCATCGCCTCCTATCAGGGCAGCGTCAGCCAGCCGGATGTGGTGGTGGTCGAGAAGCTGAACAAAGAGCCGCTGCTGGTCGAATACGGCAAGTCGTTCTTCCCGGTGTTGTTCATCGTGCTGGTCCTGCGTTCGTTCCTGGTGGAGCCGTTCCAGATTCCTTCCGGCTCGATGAAACCGACGCTGGATGTCGGCGACTTCATTCTGGTGAGCAAGTTTTCCTACGGGATCCGCCTGCCGGTGATCGACAAGAAAGTCATCGATGTCGGTGATCCGCAGCGCGGCGATGTGATGGTGTTCCGTTACCCGAGTGATCCGAACGTCAACTACATCAAGCGTGTGGTCGGCCTGCCGGGTGACCAGGTTCGCTACACCGCCGACAAGCGCCTGTTCGTCAACGGCGAGTCGATTGCCGAGCAACTGGTCGGCTCCGAGCCGGGCACGCTGGGCAGCGCCGAGCTCTACAAGGAAAAACTCGGCGCCGCCGAGCACTTGATCCGCAAGGAAATGAGCCGTTATCGCGCATCGCCTGACCATACGTGGACCGTGCCTGCCGGGCACTACTTCATGATGGGCGACAACCGCGACAACTCGAACGACAGTCGTTACTGGGATGATCCGACTATTCCCAAGGATCTGCTGGGCATGGTTCCCGACAAGAATATCGTCGGCAAGGCCTTCGCAGTCTGGATGAGCTGGCCGGAACCCAAACTCAGTCACCTGCCGAATTTCTCGCGGGTTGGCCTGATCAAGTAA
- the era gene encoding GTPase Era, with product MTDSTATRCGYVAIVGRPNVGKSTLLNHILGQKLAITSRKPQTTRHNMLGIKTEGAVQAIYVDTPGMHKGGEKALNRYMNKTASAALKDVDVVIFVVDRTKWTDEDQMVLERVQYVTGPLIVALNKTDRIEDKAELMPHLTWLQEQLPNAQIMPISAQHGHNLDTLERVIAEHLPENDHFFPEDQITDRSSRFLAAELVREKIMRQLGAELPYQITVEIEEFKQQGKTLHIHALILVERDGQKKIIIGDKGERIKRIGTEARKDMELLFDSKIMLNLWVKVKGGWSDDERALRSLGYGDL from the coding sequence ATGACTGATTCAACCGCAACACGCTGTGGCTATGTTGCCATCGTCGGCCGTCCCAACGTGGGCAAGTCCACGCTGCTGAACCACATCCTCGGCCAGAAGCTGGCGATCACTTCGCGCAAGCCTCAGACCACCCGCCACAACATGCTGGGCATCAAGACCGAAGGCGCCGTCCAGGCGATCTACGTCGACACCCCGGGCATGCACAAGGGCGGCGAAAAGGCCTTGAACCGCTACATGAACAAGACCGCTTCGGCGGCGTTGAAAGACGTCGACGTGGTGATCTTCGTGGTGGATCGCACCAAGTGGACCGACGAAGACCAGATGGTGCTCGAGCGCGTCCAGTACGTGACCGGCCCGCTGATCGTGGCGTTGAACAAGACCGACCGCATCGAAGACAAAGCCGAGCTGATGCCGCACCTGACCTGGTTGCAGGAACAGCTGCCGAACGCGCAGATCATGCCGATCTCGGCCCAGCACGGGCATAACCTCGACACGCTGGAGCGAGTGATCGCCGAGCACCTGCCGGAAAACGATCACTTCTTCCCGGAAGACCAGATCACCGACCGCAGCAGCCGCTTCCTCGCCGCTGAGCTGGTGCGTGAGAAAATCATGCGTCAGCTGGGCGCCGAGCTGCCGTACCAGATCACCGTGGAAATCGAAGAGTTCAAGCAGCAGGGGAAAACCCTGCACATTCATGCGTTGATCCTCGTCGAACGTGACGGCCAGAAGAAAATCATCATTGGCGACAAGGGCGAGCGTATCAAGCGCATCGGCACCGAGGCGCGCAAGGACATGGAGCTGCTGTTCGACTCCAAGATCATGCTCAACCTCTGGGTCAAAGTGAAAGGCGGCTGGTCCGACGATGAGCGCGCATTGCGTTCGCTGGGTTACGGCGACCTGTAA
- the purL gene encoding phosphoribosylformylglycinamidine synthase, producing MLILRGAPALSAFRHSKLLEQLSQKVSAVSGLYAEFAHFAEVTGVLTGDEQQVLARLLKYGPSVPVQEPTGRLFLVLPRFGTISPWSSKASDIARNCGLSKIQRLERGIAFYVAGQFSDAEAQLISDVLHDRMTQIVLANLEQAAGLFSHAEPKPLTAIDVLGGGRAALEKANTELGLALAEDEIDYLVNAFLGLKRNPHDIELMMFAQANSEHCRHKIFNASWDIDGQSQEKSLFGMIKNTYQMHSEGVLSAYKDNASVIVGNVAGRFFPDPETRQYGAVQEPVHILMKVETHNHPTAIAPFPGASTGSGGEIRDEGATGRGAKPKAGLTGFTVSNLQIPGFEQPWEVPYGKPERIVTALDIMIEGPLGGAAFNNEFGRPALTGYFRTFEQSITTPRGDEVRGYHKPIMLAGGMGNIRAEHVQKGEITVGSKLIVLGGPAMLIGLGGGAASSMATGTSSADLDFASVQRENPEMERRCQEVIDRCWQLGDKNPISFIHDVGAGGLSNAFPELVNDGNRGGRFELRNIPNDEPGMAPHEIWSNESQERYVLAVGPADFERFQAICERERCPFAVVGEATAEPQLTVTDSHFGNSPVDMPLEVLLGKAPRMHRSAVRENELGDDFDPSTLEIADCVERVLHHPAVASKSFLITIGDRTITGLVARDQMVGPWQVPVADVAVTATSFDVYTGEAMAMGERTPLALLDAPASGRMAIGETLTNIAASRINKISDIKLSANWMSAAGHPGEDARLYDTVKAVGMELCPELGITIPVGKDSMSMATRWSDNGEDKTVTSPMSLIVTGFAPVADIRQTLTPELRMDKGTTDLILIDLGRGQNRMGASILAQVHGKLGSQAPDVDDAEDLKAFFAVIQGLNADGHLLAYHDRSDGGLLTSAVEMAFAGHCGLSLNLDGLAETSADIAAILFNEELGAVIQVRQDATPDILAQFSAAGLGECVSVIGQPMNNGEISITFNGETVFEGQRRLLQRTWAETSYQIQRLRDNADCAEQEFDVLLEEDNPGLSVKLSYDVNQDVAAPYIKKNIRPQVAVLREQGVNGQVEMAAAFDRAGFNAIDVHMSDILAGRVDLNDFKGMVACGGFSYGDVLGAGEGWAKSALFNSRARDAFQGFFERSDSFTLGVCNGCQMMSNLHELIPGSEFWPHFVRNRSEQFEARVAMVQVQESNSIFLQGMAGSRMPIAIAHGEGHAEFSSEEALLEADLSGCVAMRFVDNHGKVTEKYPANPNGSPRGITGLTSRDGRVTIMMPHPERVFRAVQNSWRSEDWNEDAPWMRMFRNARVWVN from the coding sequence ATGTTGATCCTGCGCGGCGCTCCTGCCCTTTCTGCCTTTCGCCACAGCAAACTCCTTGAGCAACTGAGCCAGAAGGTTTCGGCTGTCAGCGGCTTGTATGCTGAATTCGCTCACTTCGCCGAAGTTACCGGCGTCCTGACCGGCGACGAACAGCAGGTGCTCGCGCGCCTTCTGAAGTACGGTCCAAGCGTACCGGTTCAAGAACCGACCGGTCGCCTGTTCCTGGTGTTGCCGCGTTTCGGCACCATCTCGCCGTGGTCCAGCAAGGCCAGCGACATCGCTCGCAATTGCGGCCTGAGCAAGATCCAGCGCCTGGAGCGCGGTATCGCGTTCTACGTCGCCGGCCAGTTCAGCGACGCCGAAGCGCAGCTGATCTCCGATGTGCTGCATGACCGCATGACCCAGATCGTCCTCGCCAACCTTGAACAGGCCGCCGGCCTGTTCAGCCACGCCGAACCGAAGCCGCTGACCGCGATCGACGTGTTGGGTGGCGGCCGCGCCGCGCTGGAAAAAGCCAACACCGAGCTGGGCCTGGCCCTGGCCGAAGACGAGATCGACTACCTGGTCAACGCCTTCCTCGGCTTGAAGCGCAACCCGCACGACATCGAACTGATGATGTTCGCCCAGGCGAACTCCGAGCACTGCCGTCACAAGATCTTCAACGCCAGTTGGGACATCGACGGTCAGAGCCAGGAAAAAAGCCTGTTCGGCATGATCAAGAACACTTACCAGATGCACAGCGAAGGCGTTCTGTCCGCTTATAAGGACAACGCTTCGGTGATCGTCGGTAACGTTGCCGGCCGTTTCTTCCCGGACCCTGAAACCCGCCAGTACGGCGCGGTACAGGAGCCGGTGCACATTTTGATGAAAGTCGAAACGCACAACCACCCGACCGCGATTGCCCCGTTCCCGGGTGCGTCCACCGGTTCCGGTGGCGAGATCCGCGACGAAGGCGCTACCGGTCGTGGCGCCAAGCCAAAGGCCGGCCTGACCGGTTTCACCGTGTCGAACCTGCAGATCCCTGGCTTCGAACAGCCGTGGGAAGTGCCGTACGGCAAGCCTGAGCGCATCGTCACCGCGCTGGACATCATGATCGAAGGCCCACTGGGTGGCGCCGCGTTCAACAACGAATTCGGTCGTCCGGCCCTGACCGGTTACTTCCGTACCTTCGAACAGTCGATCACCACCCCGCGTGGCGACGAAGTTCGCGGTTACCACAAGCCGATCATGCTGGCCGGCGGCATGGGTAACATCCGTGCCGAACACGTACAGAAAGGCGAGATCACCGTCGGCTCCAAGCTGATCGTGCTCGGCGGCCCGGCGATGCTGATCGGTCTGGGCGGCGGCGCTGCTTCCTCCATGGCCACCGGCACCAGCTCGGCTGACCTGGACTTCGCGTCCGTACAGCGCGAAAACCCGGAAATGGAACGTCGCTGCCAGGAAGTCATCGACCGTTGCTGGCAACTGGGTGACAAGAACCCGATCAGCTTCATCCACGACGTGGGTGCGGGCGGTCTGTCCAACGCCTTCCCGGAACTGGTCAACGACGGCAACCGTGGTGGCCGCTTCGAACTGCGCAACATTCCAAACGACGAGCCGGGCATGGCCCCGCACGAAATCTGGAGTAACGAATCCCAGGAACGCTACGTTCTGGCCGTCGGCCCTGCTGACTTCGAACGTTTCCAGGCGATCTGCGAGCGCGAGCGTTGCCCGTTCGCCGTGGTCGGCGAAGCCACTGCCGAGCCGCAACTGACGGTCACCGACAGCCACTTCGGCAACAGCCCGGTGGACATGCCGCTGGAAGTGCTGCTGGGCAAAGCCCCGCGCATGCACCGTTCGGCCGTTCGTGAAAACGAGCTGGGCGACGACTTCGATCCGTCGACGCTGGAGATTGCAGACTGCGTCGAGCGCGTTCTGCATCACCCGGCCGTGGCGAGCAAAAGCTTCCTGATCACCATCGGCGACCGCACCATCACCGGCCTCGTGGCCCGTGACCAAATGGTCGGCCCGTGGCAGGTTCCGGTGGCCGACGTTGCCGTCACCGCCACCAGCTTCGACGTCTACACCGGTGAAGCCATGGCCATGGGCGAGCGCACTCCGCTGGCTCTGCTGGACGCTCCGGCGTCGGGCCGCATGGCCATCGGCGAAACCCTGACCAACATCGCCGCTTCGCGCATCAACAAGATCTCCGACATCAAGTTGTCGGCGAACTGGATGTCCGCAGCCGGTCACCCGGGTGAAGACGCGCGTCTGTACGACACCGTGAAAGCGGTCGGCATGGAACTGTGCCCTGAGCTGGGCATCACCATTCCGGTGGGCAAGGACTCCATGTCCATGGCCACGCGCTGGAGCGACAACGGCGAAGACAAGACCGTCACCTCGCCAATGTCCCTGATCGTGACCGGTTTCGCGCCAGTGGCTGACATCCGTCAGACCCTGACCCCGGAACTGCGCATGGACAAGGGCACCACCGACCTGATCCTGATCGATCTGGGCCGTGGTCAGAACCGCATGGGCGCCTCGATCCTGGCCCAGGTTCACGGCAAGCTCGGCTCGCAAGCGCCGGACGTCGATGATGCCGAAGACCTGAAAGCCTTCTTCGCGGTGATCCAGGGCCTCAATGCCGACGGTCACCTGCTGGCCTACCACGACCGTTCCGACGGTGGTCTGCTGACCAGCGCCGTGGAAATGGCCTTCGCCGGTCACTGCGGCCTGAGCCTGAACCTCGACGGTCTGGCGGAAACCTCCGCCGACATCGCCGCGATCCTGTTCAACGAAGAACTGGGCGCCGTGATCCAGGTTCGCCAGGACGCGACCCCGGACATCCTCGCGCAGTTCAGCGCTGCCGGTCTGGGCGAGTGCGTGTCGGTGATCGGTCAGCCGATGAACAACGGCGAGATCAGCATCACCTTCAACGGCGAAACCGTGTTCGAAGGTCAGCGTCGTCTGCTGCAGCGTACATGGGCTGAAACCAGCTACCAGATCCAGCGTCTGCGTGATAACGCCGACTGCGCCGAGCAAGAGTTCGACGTGCTGCTGGAAGAAGACAACCCGGGCCTGAGCGTCAAGCTGAGCTACGACGTCAACCAGGACGTCGCCGCGCCTTACATCAAGAAAAACATCCGCCCACAGGTTGCCGTGCTGCGTGAGCAGGGCGTCAACGGTCAGGTGGAAATGGCGGCCGCGTTCGACCGCGCCGGTTTCAACGCAATCGACGTGCACATGAGCGACATTCTGGCCGGCCGTGTCGACCTGAACGACTTCAAGGGCATGGTCGCTTGCGGCGGCTTCTCCTACGGCGACGTACTGGGCGCCGGTGAAGGCTGGGCCAAGTCCGCGCTGTTCAACAGCCGCGCCCGCGATGCGTTCCAGGGTTTCTTCGAACGTAGCGACAGCTTCACCCTTGGCGTGTGCAACGGTTGCCAGATGATGTCCAACCTGCACGAGCTGATCCCGGGCAGCGAGTTCTGGCCGCACTTCGTGCGTAACCGTTCCGAGCAGTTCGAAGCCCGTGTGGCGATGGTTCAGGTCCAGGAGTCGAACTCGATCTTCCTGCAAGGCATGGCCGGTTCGCGCATGCCGATCGCCATCGCACACGGTGAAGGTCATGCCGAGTTCTCCAGTGAAGAAGCGTTGCTGGAAGCCGATCTGTCGGGTTGCGTGGCGATGCGTTTCGTCGACAACCATGGCAAGGTCACCGAGAAGTACCCGGCCAACCCGAACGGCTCGCCGCGCGGGATCACCGGTTTGACCAGCCGCGACGGTCGCGTGACGATCATGATGCCGCACCCGGAACGTGTGTTCCGCGCCGTGCAGAACTCGTGGCGCTCGGAAGACTGGAACGAAGACGCGCCATGGATGCGCATGTTCCGTAACGCTCGCGTGTGGGTGAACTAA
- the pdxJ gene encoding pyridoxine 5'-phosphate synthase, with translation MTTSNRILLGVNIDHVATLRQARGTRYPDPVKAALDAEEAGADGITVHLREDRRHIQERDVLVLKDVLQTRMNFEMGVTEEMMVFAERIRPAHICLVPETRQELTTEGGLDVAGQEARIKAAVDRLAKIGCEVSLFIDADERQIEASRRVGAPAIELHTGRYADAETPTDVAEELKRVADGVAFGLAQGLIVNAGHGLHYHNVEAVAAIKGINELNIGHALVAHALFVGFKSAVSEMKALILAAALKG, from the coding sequence GTGACCACCAGCAATCGCATTCTTCTTGGCGTGAACATCGACCACGTTGCCACCCTGCGCCAGGCCCGGGGCACTCGCTATCCCGATCCGGTCAAGGCCGCACTGGACGCGGAAGAGGCGGGCGCTGACGGCATCACCGTGCACCTTCGCGAAGACCGTCGGCACATTCAGGAACGTGACGTGCTGGTGCTCAAGGATGTGCTGCAAACCCGCATGAACTTCGAAATGGGCGTCACCGAAGAAATGATGGTGTTCGCCGAGCGCATCCGTCCGGCGCACATTTGCCTGGTGCCGGAAACCCGCCAGGAACTGACCACCGAAGGCGGTCTGGACGTAGCGGGGCAGGAAGCGCGGATCAAGGCGGCAGTGGATCGCCTGGCGAAGATCGGTTGCGAAGTGTCGCTGTTCATCGATGCGGACGAGCGGCAGATCGAAGCGTCCCGTCGTGTCGGTGCTCCGGCGATTGAATTGCACACCGGTCGTTATGCCGATGCCGAGACACCAACCGACGTGGCTGAAGAGCTCAAGCGCGTGGCCGATGGCGTGGCATTTGGTCTGGCGCAGGGTTTGATCGTCAACGCCGGTCACGGTTTGCACTATCACAACGTCGAAGCGGTCGCGGCGATCAAGGGCATCAACGAACTGAACATCGGCCATGCGCTGGTGGCGCATGCGTTGTTTGTCGGGTTCAAGTCGGCGGTGTCTGAAATGAAGGCGTTGATCCTGGCCGCAGCGTTGAAGGGCTAA
- the recO gene encoding DNA repair protein RecO, which produces MSQPIGQPAYVLHSRAYRENSALVDFLTPQGRLRAVLRSARGKAGTLARPFVPLEVEFRGRGELKNVGRMESAGTSTWLIGEALFSGLYLNELLIRLLPSEDPHPAVFDHYAATLLALAEGRPLEPLLRSFEWRLLDDLGYGFALNTDIHGEPVAPDGLYRLQVDAGLERVYLLQPGLFNGTELLAMADADWSAPGALSAAKRLMRQALAVHLGGRPLVSRELFRKP; this is translated from the coding sequence ATGTCCCAGCCCATCGGCCAACCCGCCTACGTCCTCCACTCCCGCGCCTACCGCGAAAACAGCGCACTGGTGGATTTCCTCACGCCGCAAGGTCGGCTGCGGGCGGTGTTGCGCAGTGCGCGGGGCAAGGCCGGGACGTTGGCGCGGCCGTTCGTGCCGCTGGAAGTCGAGTTCCGGGGGCGGGGCGAACTGAAGAATGTCGGGCGCATGGAAAGTGCCGGTACGTCGACATGGCTCATCGGTGAGGCGCTGTTCAGCGGGCTTTACCTCAATGAGCTGTTGATTCGCCTGTTGCCATCAGAAGATCCCCATCCCGCTGTCTTCGATCACTACGCCGCGACTTTGCTTGCGCTGGCCGAAGGCCGCCCGCTGGAGCCGCTGCTGCGTTCCTTCGAATGGCGCTTGCTCGACGATCTCGGTTACGGCTTCGCGCTGAACACCGACATCCACGGCGAACCCGTCGCGCCGGACGGCCTGTATCGTCTACAGGTGGATGCCGGCCTGGAACGGGTCTACCTGCTGCAACCCGGTCTGTTCAACGGCACCGAGTTGCTGGCCATGGCCGACGCCGACTGGTCGGCCCCCGGCGCGTTGTCCGCCGCCAAGCGTTTGATGCGCCAGGCATTGGCCGTTCACCTGGGCGGTCGTCCCCTGGTTTCCCGAGAGTTGTTTCGAAAGCCGTAG
- the rnc gene encoding ribonuclease III, which produces MSVSLSRLERQLGYTFKDQELMVLALTHRSFAGRNNERLEFLGDAILNFVAGEALFDRFPLAREGQLSRLRARLVKGETLAVLARGFDLGDYLRLGSGELKSGGFRRESILADALEALIGAIYLDAGMDVARERVLAWLAGEFEGLTLVDTNKDPKTRLQEFLQSRGCELPRYEVVDIQGEPHCRTFFVECEITLLNEKSRGQGVSRRIAEQVAAAAALIALGVENGND; this is translated from the coding sequence GTGAGCGTCTCCTTAAGCCGTCTAGAGCGTCAGCTCGGCTACACCTTCAAGGATCAGGAACTGATGGTCCTGGCCCTGACTCACCGCAGCTTTGCCGGGCGCAACAACGAACGCCTGGAATTCCTCGGTGATGCCATCCTCAACTTCGTCGCTGGCGAGGCGCTGTTCGATCGCTTCCCGCTGGCCCGCGAAGGCCAGTTGTCGCGTTTGCGCGCACGTCTGGTGAAAGGTGAGACTCTGGCTGTACTGGCCCGCGGTTTCGATCTGGGCGATTACTTGCGTCTGGGTTCCGGCGAGTTGAAAAGCGGCGGTTTCCGTCGCGAGTCGATTCTGGCCGATGCCCTGGAAGCGCTGATCGGTGCGATCTACCTGGACGCCGGCATGGACGTGGCGCGCGAACGCGTGCTGGCCTGGCTGGCCGGCGAGTTCGAAGGCCTGACACTGGTCGACACCAACAAAGATCCAAAAACCCGCCTGCAGGAATTCCTGCAGTCCCGTGGTTGTGAGCTGCCGCGTTACGAAGTGGTGGATATCCAGGGTGAGCCGCATTGCCGGACGTTCTTCGTCGAATGCGAAATCACCTTACTGAATGAAAAAAGCCGAGGTCAGGGTGTGAGTCGTCGTATTGCCGAACAGGTAGCGGCCGCCGCAGCACTGATAGCCCTGGGTGTGGAGAATGGCAATGACTGA